The sequence CCGCGTTGTCCCGGCGCGCGACGACCACACTCTGCGTGACGGCCGGGTGCGCGGACAGCGCGGTCTCGATCTCGCCCGGCTCGATCCGGAAGCCGCGCACCTTGACCTGGTGGTCGAGGCGGCCGAGGTACTCGATCCGGCCCCGCTCGTCCCAGCGGACGAGGTCGCCCGTCCGGTACATCCGCCCGCCCGGCTCCCCGAAGGGGCAGGCGACGAACCGGTCGGCGGTCAGGCCGGGGCGGCGCAGGTAGCCGCGCGCGAGGCCCTCGCCCGCGAGGTACAGCTCGCCGGGCACGCCCGCCGGAACGGGCCTCAGGGACGCGTCCAGCACGTAGGCGCGGGTGTTGGCGATCGGGCCGCCGATCGGGGCGTGTCCGGCGGCGTTGCCGTCGTCGAACCAGGCCGCGGCGTAGACGGTCGCCTCGGTCGGGCCGTAGATGTTGGAGATCCGCGCGTCCGGCAGGAGGGCGCGCAGATCCTGGACGAGCCGCGCCGGCAGCGCCTCCCCCGCCAGCACCACGTCCCCCGCGTCCAGAGTGAGCGCGCCGGTGGCCAGCAGCGCGGACATCGCCGACGGGACACCGCTGATCAGCGTCCCGGACCAGCCGCCGCGCTCGGCGACCTCCAGCAGGTCGCGGACGACCTCGATGTGGCCGCCCGCCGTGAGCGGCGTCAGCCACTCGAACACCGACACGTCGAAGTTGAGCGACGTGGAGAACAGCACGCGGGCGAGCCGCTCCGGGCCGAAGTCCTTCCCCGCCCAGGCGCACAGGTCGACGGCGTTGGCGTGGGAGACGACGACGCCCTTGGGGCGTCCCGTCGACCCGGACGTGTAGATGACGTAGGCGGCGTTGCCCGGCCGGAGCGGCCGGACACGGTCGGCGTCGGACGGGCTCACCGCCGGGTGCTCGGCCAGGTCGAGGGCGTCCAGCAGGACGCGCGGGGTGGTGCCGGGCAGGTCGGCGCCGGACGTCGTGATGACGCAGGCCGGAGCCGCGTCCTCCAGCATGTAGGCGACACGGTCGGCCGGGTAGGCCAGATCGATCGGCTGATAGGCCGCGCCCGCCTTCAGCACCGCCAGCGCCGCGACGACCAGGTTCTCGTCACGCGGCAGAGCCAGCGCGACGAAGTCCTCCGCGCCGACACCCCGCGCGATCAGGTGGCGGGCGAGGCGGTTCGCGCGCTCGTCCAGTTCCCGGTAGGTGAGGGTCGTGCCGCCGCGGGTGACGGCCGGGGCGTCCGGCGTGCGGGCGGCCTGCGCCTCGAAAAGCTCAGGGACGACGGCGGGCTCGACCGGCGCCGCCGTGTCGTTCCACTCCTCGAGCACGCGGGAACGCTCCGCGTCGTCGAGCAGCTCGACCTCGCGGAGCGGCGTGGCCGGGTCGACGTCGGCGAGCGCGCCCAGGAACCGGATGTACCGGTCCAGGTGCGTGGCGACCTGGCCCTCGGTGTACAGGTCCGGGTGCGCCTCGAAGTCGACGCGCATGCCGGCGCCGTCGAAGTTGTCGTAGATGTTGATCGACAGGTCGTCGATCGGCCCGGTGGTGATCGCGTGCATCCGCGCCGGCAGGCCCGCGAAGTCCAGCCGGTAGTCGAACGCCATGATGTTGATGACCGGCCCGTGGAGGCGGCGGCGCTCGCCGAGCAGTTTCAGGTCCCGCAGCAGGTCCTCGCGCCGATAGTGCTGGTGGCGCAGCGCCCGCGCGCTCGCCCGCGTCGCCGCGCGGACCAGCTCGTCCACCGTCATGTCCGGCCGGACATGGACGCGCAGCGGCAGGATCGTCGCCAGCATCGCCGGCGTGTCCAGCGCGATCTGCGTCGTGCGGCCGGTGACGGCGAGGCCGAGGACGACGTCCTCGGTGCCCGTCATCCGCGCCACGTACGCGGCCGTCGCCGCGATCGCCAGGCCCTGCGTCGCGGTGCGGAGCCGGCGCGCGCCGACCGCCAGCTCGGCGGTCCGATCCGGCGGGACGACGGAGATGAGACTCAGGTAGTCGGCGGTCGGCTCGGCCATCTCCTCCGACAGCGACACCGCGACGGGCCGGTCGGCGAACCGCTCGGTCCAGTAGGCGCGGTCCCGCTCGAACTTCTCCGACGCCCGGTACGCCTCCTCCTCGGCGAGGACCCGGCGGTAGTCGCCCGCCTCCGCCGAGACGTACTCCCCGCCGTTCGCCAGCGCCGTGTAGATCTCGGCGGCGCGGCGGCTGATGATCGATCCGCTGTAGGCGTCCTGGATCACGTGGTGCGCGCGGATGAACCAGCGGTGCAGGCCGGGGGCCAGCCGCAGGAGGGCCGTGGAGTACAGGCGCTCGGCGTCCAGCGGCAGCGGCTCCGCCATCGCCTGCCGCATCCACGCCCGCGCGGCGGCGTCCGGGTCGGGCTCCCCGGACAGGTCCACGAGCGGGATCGTGGCGGTCGCGTCCGGGTCGAGCACCTGGTGCGCAAGCCCGTCCCGCTCGGCCAGCCGGGCGTTCATCGCCAGCGCCTCATGGGCCGCGATGCGCGCCACCCGGTCGAACAGCTCGTGGTCGACCGCGCCCTCGATCTCGATGTACTGCGCGATGTGGATCGGCGTTCGCGGCGCCAGCTGCTGCGCGTACCAGACGCTCTGCTGAGCGGCCGAAAGGGGAACGTACTCGGTGGACATCAAGCGGTGCTTTCCCGGTCGCAGGGGGTTTGCTTCACGCCCGGATTCGGGTCCGGCGAGACGCCGACGGGCAGAAATTCAAAGAGAATGACCACAGAACTGATCGGGTTTCCCCGTCCCCTTTCACCCCGAGTTCCCTCCGGGGGACGCACATCGCCCGCACGATCCCGGAGTCAACGCCCTGTGTTCCGGCCAATACGGAGCGCCGCCGCTTTCCGCCCTCGCCCGTCTTCCGCCCGCGTCCCACGATCTACTCAGGAGTAGCGGGGTCACAGTCAACCAGCCGGTCACATGCCTCGCAATCCCCTCAAAAGCAGAACTTGCCCCACCCCATTGCTAACAGGAGTGACAAAATCATCGGCCGCCCGGTCCGTTCCGGACCGGCCGGACGCTCGCCGGGTGACAAAGGTTGACAACCGAATCCGGCCAGTCCGGTCACGCTCGGTGAACGGCGGGCCCGCTACCTGCCCGGGTACTCGTGCACCACGACCGCGGCGGCCCGCACCGCCGGGTGGCGCTGCAGCACCGCCTCGATCTCGCCCAGTTCCATCCGCACTCCGGCGATCTTGACCTGGCGGTCGACGCGCCCCAGGTACTGGAGGGTGGGACGGTCCTCGCCGCCCGCGCCGGGCGGCAGCAGCCGCACCGCGTCGCCCGTCCGGTAGAGGCGCCCGGTCGGGGACGCGCCGAAGGGGTCCCGGTAGAACGCCTCGCGGGTCCGCTCGTCGTCGCCGAGGTAGCCGCGGCCGACCACCACGCCGCCGACGAACAGCTCCCCGGTCTCGCCGACGTCGCACGCCGACCAGGTGCCCTCGGCCGTGGCGCCGTCCGCCTCCGACCGCAGCACGTACAGGCGCGCGTTGACGACCGGCGTCCCGATCGGCAGGCGGAGAAGGTCCAGGTCACCGGCCGTCACGGTGTGGTGGGTGACGTCGTCGGAGCACTCGGTGGGGCCGTAGGCGTTCAGCAGCCGGGCGTGCGGCATCGTCTCCAGCCAGCGGCGGGACAGCTCGGCCGGCAGCTCCTCGCCGGTGGCGATCATCCAGCGCAGGCCCGCCAGCGGGCGGGGCCCGCCGTCCCGGGCCGGTGAGGCGCCGGGCGCCAGGTCGTCCAGCAGGTGCCTGACCATGGTCGGGACGAGCTCGACGACCGTGATGCCCTGCCCGTCCACCGCGCGGGCGAACGCGACCGGGTCGTGGCCCACCTCGTCGCCGATCACGTCCACCCGGCCGCCCAGCAGCAGCGGGCAGAGCATCTGCCAGATCGAGATGTCGAACCCCAGCGGGGCGGTGAACGCGACCACGTCGTCGCCGGTCAGCTCCAGGTCGATGATCTTCGCCCAGAGGTGGTTGAGCATGCCCTGGTGCTCGACGACCGCGCCCTTGGGGCGGCCCGTCGACCCCGAGGTGAACAGCACGTAGCGGGGCTGGTCGAGCGCGCTCAGGCGCGGCTCCCCCGCCCACGGGGCGAGGCCGTCCGCCCGCGCGGCGCCGACGACGCGGCACCCCGCCTCCGCCGCCCCCTCCAGCAGGGCCGGCGCGACCTCCCGCGCGTCGTCGCGGGAGGACCGCCCACCACGCTCCCCGGCCGCTCCGCGGTCCTGAGCGTCAACGGTGATCAGCACGGACGCGCCCGCCTGGCCGAGGACGTCGCGGACGCGGGCGGCGGGCCAGGTCTCGTCGGCCGGGACGTACAGGGCGCCGACCAGCTCGATCGCGAGGAACGCGGCGATGACGCCCGCGCACCGGCCGCCGCCCACCCCGACGACCGTGCCGGGGCGGACGCCCTCGTCCTCCAGCAGCGCGGCGAGCCGGCGCGCCTCGGCGGCCAGTTCGGCGTAGGAGAGCGTCCGGTGCTCGTCGGCGACGGCGGGGCGGTCGCGCTCGGCGGCGATCCGCTCCACCCGCGCGATGACCGGGCCGGCGAGGTCGACGTCCCGCTCGCGGAGCATCCCGAGCCGCGCGGCCAGCTCGCGGGCGCGCTCCGCCTGCGCCGCGGGCACGTCCAGGGCGGGCAGCCCGGCCAGGGGGAGCAGCCGGTCCACGGCGGGTCCGCGAGCACTCATCTTTACTCTCCGTGTTGTAGAACTTCTCCGCTGTAACAGCAAAACAAGCGGCCGCCATAGCCTAAGTCCGGCCCGGCAGAAGCACCACGCATTCTGCCCTACCGGCGGGTAATCAGGGGGTTGCGGCAGCAAGATGCCCGAAGGTACCGTGATGCCTCGCCATGGCTCTGGCGTGAAGCCCGCGGCGAACTTCGGGGGAAGACGAGGGAATTGCTTCTTCATTTCAGGGTGGCAGCGTGCCGATAATAACCTCGCCGCAGGAATTCAATGTCGACGACCTTTACGTCGATCTTCGGCATGTCATCGAACGCCCGCTATACCTCAAATGCGAGGGCTTCAACTTTGCCGGTTCGGTGAAACTGAAGGCGGCCGCGGCGATGGTCGAGGCGGCCGAGCGGGACGGCGCGCTCACCCCTGACTCGATCATCGTGGAGTCGTCGTCGGGCAACCTCGGGATCGCGCTCAGCCTGATCGCCGCGAGCCGCGGCCTGCGGTTCGTGTGCGTCACCGACCCGCGCTGCAACCCGGCGTCGATGCGGGTCATGCGGGCCCTCGGCGCGGAGGTGCGCGTGGTGTCCGACCGGGACGCCAACGGCGGCTACCTCGGCGGGCGCATCGACTACGTCCGGAACCTGTGCGCGTCCGGCGGCGGGTACGTGTGGCTGAACCAGTACGCCAACCGCAACAACTGGCTGGCGCACTACCGCGGGACCGCCCCGGCGATCGACCGCGAGTTCCCCGACCTGGAGGTCCTGTTCGTCGGCGCGGGGACGACGGGGACGCTGATGGGCTGCGCCCGCTACTTCCGCGAGCACCGCCGGCCCGTCACGATCGTGGCGGTGGACGCGGTCGGCTCGGTGACCTTCGGCGGCCTCCCCGAGCGCCGGATGGTCCCGGGCCTCGGCACCAGCAGCAAGCCGGCGCTGGTGGACGAGTCGTTCATCGACGACGTGGTGCACGTCCCCGAGACCGACACGATCCGGACCGTGCACGCGCTGGCCTCGCGCGGGTTCCTGTTCGGCGGCTCCACCGGCACCGTGGTGTCGGGCGCCTCCCGCTGGCTGGAGGCCAAGTACCCCGGCGAGGACCCCGTGGCCGTCGCCATCGCCCCCGACCTCGGCGAACGCTACCTCGATTCCCTCTACGAGGAGAACTGGCTGCGCGAACACTTCGGCGACCCGGCCGCTATCCTCGGCGACTGATCATCTACAGGAATACGGAGTTCCGCACATGACGCAGGCCCCAACGTTCGCCGTGGTCTCCGGCGCCCAGGTCCACGAGGCGGTCGCCGGGCGCGAGGCGGAGGTCACCCGGATGGTCGAGGCGGCCTACCGGCTGCACGGCGAGGGCCTGACGGTCAACCCCGACTCCTACTTCCTGCGCTTCCCCGACCGCCCGTCCGACCGGATCATCGCCCTGCCCGCCTCGGTCAAGGGCGGCGTCGGCGTGCACGGCATCAAGTGGATCTCCAGCTTCCCGGGCAACGTGGCGAGCGGCGTCCCGCGCGCGTCGGCCGTGCTGATCCTCAACGACGCCGAGACGGGCTACCCGTTCGCGTGCCTGGAGAGCTCCATCATCTCCGCCGCCCGCACCGCCGCGTCCGCCGCGCTGGCCGCCGCGGCCCTCGCCGACCGCCGCGGCGGGCGCCCCCGCCGGATCGGCTTCGTGGGCGTCGGCCTCATCGCCCGCTACATCCACACCTACCTGGCGGGCAACGGCTTCACCTTCGACGAGCTCGGCGTCCACGACCTGTCACGCGAGCACGCCGAGGGCTTCCAGGGCTACCTGGAGCGCACCGAGAAGGGCGCGATCACGATCCACGACTCGGCCGAGTCGCTGATCCGCTCGTCCGACCTGGTCGTCTTCGCGACCGTCGCGGGCGAACCGCACGTCACCGACCCGGGCTGGTTCGCGCACAACCCCCTCGTCCTGCACGTGTCGCTGCGCGACCTCTCCCCCGAGATCATCCTGTCGTCGTACAACGTCGTGGACGACGTCGAGCACTGCCTGAAGGCCAACACGTCCCCGCACCTGGCCGAGCAGCGGGTCGGCCACCGCGACTTCGTCGCCGGGACCCTGTACGACGTCCTGTCGGGCACGACGGCCCCGCCCGCCGACAAGCCGGTCGTCTTCTCGCCGTTCGGCCTCGGCGTCCTGGACCTGGCCGTGGCGAAGTACGTCTACGACCGGGTCGCGTCGTCGGGCGCGCTGAACACCGTCCCCGGCTTCTTCCACGAGATGAAGCGCTACGGCTGACGCCCGGTCGCGTGCACCGCGGGCTTGAGGACTTCCTCGCACCACTGCCGGAAGGTGGTCGGAGTGTCGATCACGTGCCGGGGTGTGCGGACGATCGCGTCGTCCAGGCCGCTCTCCTTGGCCGCCAGCATGTCGAGCATGCTCTGGACCATGGCGCCGGACATGCCTCGGGCGGTGAGCCGCTCCGTGAGGGCCTGGGCGGGGATCTGCTCGTACTGGACCGAGGTCCCGAGAACGTCGGAGATGACGGCGGCGATGTCGTTGTAGGACAGGTTCTCGGGGCCCAGCAGGGGGATCTCTTCCTGGCCGGTCCACGTGGTGTCGAGCAGCAGGCGGGCGGCGACGGCCGCGATGTCCCGCGTGGCGACGACGCGCAGCTCGCGGTCCGGAGGGATCACGTCGAAGAACAGGCCCTGCTCCTTGATCGTCCGGAGCTGCCGGAGCACGTTGTCCATGAAACCGGCCGCGGTCAGCGCGCGAAAGGCGACCCCGGTGCCGGCGATCAGGTCGTCCATGGCCAGCGACGCGGTCACGTGCCCGGCCCTGCCCGCCTGGGGGGTGCCGCGGCCGAGGGCACTGACGTCCACGACGCGCTCGACCCCGAGGCCGCGCATCGCCTCCGCCGCCGGCCTGGTGAAGCCCACGAACGACTCGTCCACGTCGGCGGCGCGGGGATCGGAGGGCAGCAGCCAGAACACGGCGTCGGCTCCGTCGAAGGCCTGGGCGACGACCCGGGCGTCGCCGTGCGACCCTTGGACGACCTCGACACGTTCCCGCACGTCGGCGGGCAGCCTCGCCGGATCGCGCGCGATGACGCGGACCGGCTCGCCGGCCGCGAGCACGTGGTCGACGACCTGATGCCCGATGTTCCCGGTGGGGGCGGTAATGACGATCATGGCTTCCCTCCAACGGCTGCCACGGCATTAAGTAAACTCAACCGTACCGTTTATTTTCGAGGACGCAACCGATGAGTGCAGCAGGCGCATCCCCCACGCGGGGCCGGCAGCGACGCGGTGAGGAGCTGCGGCGCCACATCCTGCTGGTGGCCAAGGACGTGTTCCTGGAGACCGGCTACGAACGGGCGTCGATGGACACCGTCGCCACGCGCGCCGGGACGTCCAAGCGGTCGCTGTACGCGCATTTCGAGAGCAAGGACAAGCTGTTCCTCGCCGTCATGGACTGGGTCCGCGAGCTGTATCTGGGCAGGCTGAAGACCCCGGACGCGTACGCCGAAGACCCGGCTGAGGCGGTCACGCTGTTCTGCGGGCGCTTCCTGCAGCTGATGGCGTGGGAACCCCAGGTGCGGACCTGCCGGCTCTGCATCGCCGAAGCCGAGCGCCTGCCCGGCAGTTCGAGCGCGTACTTCGACGCCATCTTCGCCAGCACCCAGGAGCGCCTCACCGGCTACCTGGCCGAGCACCACGTCCTGGACGCCGCGGCCCTCGCCGAGGACCTGCTCGCCCGGACGGTGCTCCCCCGCCTGTTCCGCACGCTCCTCAACGTCGAAGGCCCGAGCAGGGACGAGCCCGGCGAGGAGGCCCTGCCCGCAGCCGTGGACCTTCCCGCGATCCGCCGCCTGGTGTCGGCGGCCCTGCAGGGAGGTTAGGCGCCGGCCGTGCGGCTGGAGTCGAGCGCCGCGGTCGGCGCCCTCGTCCCCGTCGACGGCGGCTGGACCGCCCAGTGATCCGCGAGCCCGGCTAGGGCTTGCGGCCGACGGCGGCGTACATGTTGGTGGCGGTGTCGGGGAGGACCGGGGCACCGGGTGCGGGGCGCCAGCGCGGCATCGGGACGACGCCCGGGTCGAGGAGCTCCAGCCCGGCGAAGAGGCGCTCCACTTCGGCGTGGTCCCGCAGGTACATGGGGATGCCGCTGCTGGTGTAGTCATCGGCGAGCCGCCGCGACTCGGGGGCGAGGTCGCCGGTGGGGATGGTGACGGCGAGGCAGCTGCCGGGGGCGAGGGGGGCGACGAGCG is a genomic window of Actinomadura citrea containing:
- a CDS encoding NAD(P)H-binding protein encodes the protein MIVITAPTGNIGHQVVDHVLAAGEPVRVIARDPARLPADVRERVEVVQGSHGDARVVAQAFDGADAVFWLLPSDPRAADVDESFVGFTRPAAEAMRGLGVERVVDVSALGRGTPQAGRAGHVTASLAMDDLIAGTGVAFRALTAAGFMDNVLRQLRTIKEQGLFFDVIPPDRELRVVATRDIAAVAARLLLDTTWTGQEEIPLLGPENLSYNDIAAVISDVLGTSVQYEQIPAQALTERLTARGMSGAMVQSMLDMLAAKESGLDDAIVRTPRHVIDTPTTFRQWCEEVLKPAVHATGRQP
- a CDS encoding TetR/AcrR family transcriptional regulator, with amino-acid sequence MSAAGASPTRGRQRRGEELRRHILLVAKDVFLETGYERASMDTVATRAGTSKRSLYAHFESKDKLFLAVMDWVRELYLGRLKTPDAYAEDPAEAVTLFCGRFLQLMAWEPQVRTCRLCIAEAERLPGSSSAYFDAIFASTQERLTGYLAEHHVLDAAALAEDLLARTVLPRLFRTLLNVEGPSRDEPGEEALPAAVDLPAIRRLVSAALQGG
- a CDS encoding amino acid adenylation domain-containing protein — its product is MSARGPAVDRLLPLAGLPALDVPAAQAERARELAARLGMLRERDVDLAGPVIARVERIAAERDRPAVADEHRTLSYAELAAEARRLAALLEDEGVRPGTVVGVGGGRCAGVIAAFLAIELVGALYVPADETWPAARVRDVLGQAGASVLITVDAQDRGAAGERGGRSSRDDAREVAPALLEGAAEAGCRVVGAARADGLAPWAGEPRLSALDQPRYVLFTSGSTGRPKGAVVEHQGMLNHLWAKIIDLELTGDDVVAFTAPLGFDISIWQMLCPLLLGGRVDVIGDEVGHDPVAFARAVDGQGITVVELVPTMVRHLLDDLAPGASPARDGGPRPLAGLRWMIATGEELPAELSRRWLETMPHARLLNAYGPTECSDDVTHHTVTAGDLDLLRLPIGTPVVNARLYVLRSEADGATAEGTWSACDVGETGELFVGGVVVGRGYLGDDERTREAFYRDPFGASPTGRLYRTGDAVRLLPPGAGGEDRPTLQYLGRVDRQVKIAGVRMELGEIEAVLQRHPAVRAAAVVVHEYPGR
- the sbnB gene encoding 2,3-diaminopropionate biosynthesis protein SbnB, which translates into the protein MTQAPTFAVVSGAQVHEAVAGREAEVTRMVEAAYRLHGEGLTVNPDSYFLRFPDRPSDRIIALPASVKGGVGVHGIKWISSFPGNVASGVPRASAVLILNDAETGYPFACLESSIISAARTAASAALAAAALADRRGGRPRRIGFVGVGLIARYIHTYLAGNGFTFDELGVHDLSREHAEGFQGYLERTEKGAITIHDSAESLIRSSDLVVFATVAGEPHVTDPGWFAHNPLVLHVSLRDLSPEIILSSYNVVDDVEHCLKANTSPHLAEQRVGHRDFVAGTLYDVLSGTTAPPADKPVVFSPFGLGVLDLAVAKYVYDRVASSGALNTVPGFFHEMKRYG
- the sbnA gene encoding 2,3-diaminopropionate biosynthesis protein SbnA, whose product is MPIITSPQEFNVDDLYVDLRHVIERPLYLKCEGFNFAGSVKLKAAAAMVEAAERDGALTPDSIIVESSSGNLGIALSLIAASRGLRFVCVTDPRCNPASMRVMRALGAEVRVVSDRDANGGYLGGRIDYVRNLCASGGGYVWLNQYANRNNWLAHYRGTAPAIDREFPDLEVLFVGAGTTGTLMGCARYFREHRRPVTIVAVDAVGSVTFGGLPERRMVPGLGTSSKPALVDESFIDDVVHVPETDTIRTVHALASRGFLFGGSTGTVVSGASRWLEAKYPGEDPVAVAIAPDLGERYLDSLYEENWLREHFGDPAAILGD